The following nucleotide sequence is from candidate division KSB1 bacterium.
TCAGGTGAATCCATTGATTTTACTGAATTATTAGTGAATCAGCCTAATCAATGGTAGTGATCAATGATCAATAAATAGATAAAAAAAAATACAAATATTCTGAACTCACGGGTAAAATCATAGGGGCTGCTATGAGGGTTCACTCCAGATTAGGTAATGGATTCCAGGAAGTGATTTATCAACGAGCCCTGGCAATTGAAATGCAAAAGCAGAAATTGTCATTTCAACAGGAATTAAAAATATCCATTTATTACGATGATCAACAAATTGGATCTCGTCGAGTTGATTTTCTAGTAGATGAAAAAGTATTGGTTGAACTAAAAGCACTTGTGAAAATGGAGTCTGTTCATATGGCACAGGCTATAAATTATCTCGAAGCCTTCAACTTGGAGATCGGACTACTTATTAATTTCGGCAGTAAAAGCTTAGAGTTCAAGAGACTAATAAATAACCCGGAACGCTGATTGACTGCCGATTACTATGAATTCACAGGTTTTCCAAATAATAAATCAGCGAAATCCATTAATCAGTGAAATCAGTGGTCAGCCTCTCCCACCAGCTAGCTTAATTGCCGCAGGAGAATTCTTCAATTTCCACATTGCATAGCTGCCGATAATCGGCCCAATTACCAAAATTGTAAAAGCCCAATTCCAGCCTATTTTATCAACAACGACTGGAATTAGCCTGATTGAAACAATAGTAAGCATAAATCCGATACTGGTTTGCAGTGTTAATGCCGTTCCGATAAATTTTTTGTCACAGAGTTCACTAACTGCACCACTGAACTGAGCGGAATCGGCTACAA
It contains:
- a CDS encoding GxxExxY protein gives rise to the protein MDKKKYKYSELTGKIIGAAMRVHSRLGNGFQEVIYQRALAIEMQKQKLSFQQELKISIYYDDQQIGSRRVDFLVDEKVLVELKALVKMESVHMAQAINYLEAFNLEIGLLINFGSKSLEFKRLINNPER